CAGTAGTACTTGTATTCACTACATAAGGTCTCTGTGTTGCTAAAACccctaaaaatgcaaaaagattATGTAATTTCCAATATCACTAATGAACATCATAGAATTACTACCAACCGAATGGTGTAATACTGATAATGCTGTTACGTGTGTGGTCAAGGCTTTACCTAAGACAGTGCGTGATGGAGGTATTCTGCTCCACGTCCACTGAGAGGTCTAAGAAGTCCTCGTCTTTACTGCTTACCTGCaggcaaaacagaaacaaacattaCTACAACACCCAGTTGTTGGGTAGGCTTTTGCTCTCTCCCAGTTGCTTTTCATATCCATTCTTTTTGTATCAGCCAAAACATACCCACATATTCCACAATCCAAATATGTAACAGATTTCTCTGTTATACACCAATTAAAACTGCCCTCCCCTACAAATCCGTTTCCCACGTTCAGTCAAAGCCAAACAGCCTGGTTCCAATACGTCTCCATATCTTATTAAGAGTCATTTGAGAACGCCTGTGACTCAGTTCACCTCTGACTCACCGCTTCACAAGTAAGGCACCGTGTCTCATTGGTCAGCGTGCCTTGGAAGATCTCATGCACCCAGGTCTGCTGGGTCTTTTCCTCCTTTTCACCCTCTCCAGTGCTGCTTCCGCTTCCACCTCCGCCATTCTGTACTACCTTGCCGTTCTGTTGTCTTTCCTGGCTCTTTTCCTCTTGCAGCAGGTCTGCGATGGTGTTGAGCAAGTAGTTGAGGAACTCGTGGGCATCCTGCTGCATATAGTTGTCGAACAATTCTgcagaataaaatatttgtagcGTTAGGTGGTTGATCGTTCCCTTTAGGTCTGGTGCATATACATTGTACTCGAACGTTGGATGATGATTCAATGACAGGTGCATTACTTTTATAAACTGGTTCTCTTCATATCTTAGTCATTGTTTGAATCATTTTATATTGTGTTTATAGCACATATTATTTCTTGCACAGACTGTAGCACCCAGACTCTTACCATTTTCCTTCCTCAGTCTGGAGATGAACTTCTTTGGTGGAATGACTCCTACTTTCTTCTTCTGCGTTGCAATGCTGTTGAACAGGTCAGCCAGGCAGGTGAGCAGGCTCTCTTTACGACGTGGCTGGATCTTATATGCCAGCACTTTCTCCCGGAAGGGCCGGCAGAAGTACAGTGCCTGCAGCACTGAGTTACAATAGCAGGTGTTGCCAAACTAAGTGACCGTATTGGACAAAGAACAGATCAGAGCGTGATAAAGTAGAAGAAGGATATGCACTAACATACATGCACCTGTGAGCAAGTAAGACCTGCAATTAATGGTTCAGAGATCAGAATACTTTGACGTATGAAAAGGTTCTATAAATGTTGTTGCCTTTCATACACGCTTGCCAAATTTGCCATTAGGGTGCAGTGCATTGCAAAGATTCCAAATGCTTTAAAACGTGAAAGTGATGTGGCAAAGTCATCTTCTATTTATAGCGCAATCATTGACATAGAGAACAACATAAACTTACATTAACCAATCCGAAGTAGTGATCATTAACAGGGAACTGTTCCGGTCCAATCTCCTTTTCCAAAGCAGAGGCATTGGCGCCCTACAGAGGACAGCagtaagatttattttttgctctcaACAATAAAACAACCCAAGTGGTCAGGAACACCCTAGACCTTTCTGAGACTAACAGGAACATCCTGTTTGTGGAGTGTGATGCTAGGCTGGCCATTTACAGGAAGCTGTTACCAGGCAAGTGGACCCACTAGGGTTCACCAGGGGGAATATGAATGGCAGAGCTGTTACAACAAGTATCTGTATATGACGCTACAGCTTGTGAGCTTTGAAATGCAGAATGGCCTCGGTTACACTATCTGAGAGGATGTAGCTCTggatatatgtgtgtgtttaatgtgtgtatatataagcCAGTTTTTGACAATCGTAAGACAATAcgtatgaatattaattaaattagaCAGCATTAGAGAGAAAATGATCAAGACATAAATACTATGCCTCATCTGGATAACTGATGGTACAGATTCACAGCTATCAGTATCCAATGGTAACTAAGGAAGTTCACACCTAAACAACGTTCACGTTGATATAAATATCAAAGGTCTCTCTATGAAAGAATAACTAGTAACCTAAAACTAAATAAACGCAATAACGTTTAAAATTAACAAAATGAGCACAATTTTACATAAACTTAATACAATGTACTGTttaagaattttttattttacatttaaaagcacttttagCACTACAAAGACACCGAGCAGATAAACAGCTTATAGTTGTGTGTTGTCAGACAAcattaaaaacgtaaaacacaACCGCAGCAGTGACACTGTCACGCATCACCTCATCTATATGACCCTTGTCCTGCCACCCCCGTAAAACTCAAATCGCTATAATACATATAGAACATTGTCTAGACAACTGATAATATAATATGCAAAACAAGGCTGAGATCCGCCCAGCTAATCAAACATGGACATTATGTGACGCTCGCTAATACGCTAGGCTACACATTTGACCCTTAACCAGAATAGTAAATTATCAAACATAAAAAGCTTAAAAGTCAGTTGAACAACCTCTCTAAACTTCTATCGCACAGACAGTAAGGTGTGCAAACTTTTTGTGGATGTGGTGCCATACCATGACACGGTTGTTTATCTGTTAGCTGTTGAGCTACCCCTGTTAGCAGGCTAATCCAAAAACAGGTTAGATAGTGGACGGGACAACGTTCTCTAATCCGAATAAAACTCACCATCGTACAAATCGAGGCGATCTTTCGGACTGTCATCAGTATTTCCATCCGTCTGCCGCCATATTGGACCGAACCCCTATTTTAAACTGTGACAGCCGCCCGGGCTGAAGTTCCGGTGAATCCTTCAGTCGGTCCAGCTCGAGGGAGTGTAGTCTCGCTCAGTGCGGCAGCTGCGCAATAGACGCAGGTCCAGCTCGGAACCTACTACAGCGACGGCttagctcatgaatattaagGAAGTCACGGTGACGTTGCTTGGTAACCTTTCTGGAACGTCAAACACGTATggtaattaatattcataaagcAATCCTTCAGCGTAGTAGGATTCGTATCTAACTGCCCTTATTCTACGATCTGCTTTTGGTACTGATTCTTTAACGACTGGAGAGTCATGTCCACGCTCCGGTCGCCCTATGTTGCTTTTGACCAATGTATATGCTTTGTAGATAGATCAGCTGGAGAGAGGAAAGGGACCTTAATAAACTCTTTGCAAAAGCGTTTTCGTACTATATTATCATTATGTACGGTGGCTTATGGTTCTTTGTATTTTAGGTAAAATAGCGATATCACTTTGTCTGTGTATACACGACAAAAAAAGGGTAAAATTATACAATTAAAATGTTAGAATCGAAATATTATGTATGTTAATATAATCGATTGAGAGCATTTTCAGATGTGTAGCGgtttcataaaaataattatttgaaaGGAAATGCGGGTCAAAGTGTAGCAAAATGTACTGTCATGTATAGTCTTTACTGATGAGGTTGTCCCCATAAAAGTTATTATAATTACTTGATACAAGTTACGCCATATATAAGATATGTAAATGAGGTGTGTCGCACTGGTTTATTCACGCCCCTTTTGAGCTTGCGCCGTTGCTTTTCACAAAAGTCGCAGAGTCGAGTTCTGTGGAAAGCTGTCCGATGACCAGGATCAAGGACTGTTGGTTATAAATTGTTCACAGATTAGGCTACTCCATAACGAGGTGTTATGCAGAAGACGTAACATTCATGCCTTGTCGAAGTGTTTGCAACGTTTGCTGGTATTCTATTCAAACAGTCTATCAGGACGAAGATCACAGATGTCTAGTTACGATCACAGAAGACTTGCTTTATGAAGAGGACAGCTAACGTTTGGAGCGGATGAAAGAAAAGGACATGCATTTCCAGACAGCCTAATAAGAATTACAGCTTTCTAAATGCGTCTTATCGAGCAACCAAGAACAATGAGCAGTGGTTCTAGCAACTTTCTGCTAGTCCCTATACCGGAGTACCCTGCACTGGACTGCGTACCAAATAAACAAGTTAAAATAGTCGTTCTTGGTGCAAACAATGTTGGAAAAACGGGTAAATGTATACGATTatgtctattttaatatttttacatttgaagtcGGTAGTAATTAACAtgacatcattcattcattcattctaaCAATATACAATCGTAAATAAATTTAACATACTGTAAAGCCATGTATATGTGTAAtgtaaaatatcctttttgaaatgatacaaatattaaaatgctAGTGCGACATAGAGACTatttgcagtgttgggtgtaactagttactaagttaccttgaaaagtaaattatggaattaccgtaatttaattacagttacttctgatgtaattaaactaaatacttacTGTGCACTATATGTGTGTggaatagtggaattgacatcaaaattcaaagtctaactttaaaatccatgctttaatgtataattctcacatttgttatactactttatgtagttttataatatttatttgaatctattaaaagagccgtttcatgtctatccttgaatcacttaactaatcaaggttgataggatatagaaagtaattagtaataagtaattaaatactttttggagagagtagcctaatttgtacagtaatctaattacactattgaatatgtaattagtaactagtaattaattacttctCAGAGTAACTTAACCCAAGACGGACTATTTGTGCAAAAGCTATGAGAGACTTTGCTCATTATGccaatatctttttttatttgccttTAATTTTCAGCTCTGATTGTAAGATTTCTTACAAAGAGATTCATAGGAGACTATGAAGCCAACACAGGTAAAGGTCTTTTAAGGAGACAATACTGGTTTATTGAGAGCTATGCATACTATCTGAATATAATATCTGTTGAAATCCAATTTCTAGGTGCCTTGTATTCAAGGAAGATTAATTTGGATGGGGAGCAAGTTTCCTTACAAGTGCAGGACACTCCGTGTGTCTCACTGCAGGTACCTCCCATTCACTTTATCAGCTAAACTTTCATCAAAAGCAGCATGTCCATGCTCATTTAGATCACTAAGCCATTGCCTGTGGGATTCCTACATGTTTTAGATGAACTGTGGGGAATATTAGTTCTAACATTTGGCCTGTAAACAAAGTATGCAGGGCAGAAGATAAAGAGGGCGTGTTCAGCCATAAGCTCATTAGTCTGACTCATGCGTACTAAAGAAAAGGGCCAACAGTCTCTTCAACTCAATTAATCGGATCCTGGCTGAAGCACAGTGGTTAGtttaataagatattttgatcaATATTATAGTTATGATTTGCAGTAATGATTAAATAAAACTGCATGATCTATACTTTCTTTCAAACATAATCAAattatattacaaaacaaacattcttcaCTTTTCCAGGATGATGCAGAGGGTCTGTATTGTCAGGAGCAGATCAACCGCTCTATTTACTGGGCCGATGGTTATGTGCTCGTCTTCTCCATCACTGACCTCAACAGCTACCGCACCATCCAGCCGTTATACCAACACGTGCGTCGTATCCACCCCAGTGGCAACATCCCTGTCATCATTGTGGGAAACAAATGCGACCTGCTGCGTGCTCGACAGGTCCCGGCTCACGAGGGTAAGGCGCTGGCTGATGAATTGGGAGGACCCTACTTCGAGGCTTCGGCCAGCGAGAACCACGAGAGCGTTCAAGATGCTTTTCTGCACCTGTGTCAGGAGGTGAGCCGGGCGCTGGGAGGAGGAAATGGGGAGAAGAGAAAAGGAGGATTACACCTTGCCAGGCCAAAGAGCCCAAACATGCAAGAGTTAAAGAGAAGATTTCGTCAAGTGCTGTCTTCCAGGGTGAAGTCGACTACTGCACTATGAATTACAGTTTTGTGACAAATATGGCGGCAGAGGACTTGGAAAAAATTATAAGAACATTGTGTTGCACAAGCATTTTGAGAAACACAAGGGAAAACATTGAACCTAGCCAGCTGCAAGGACTCATACAAGATGAATTACTTTACTTTATAATGAATCAAGTCTGCGTGAATTAGAACTTGAAGATGTAATAGTCCTGCTTTTGGTGTCAGCCCACTTTATCAGTTAAATGTGAAGCAAGAGTTTGTCTTTAACCAAAGCAGAttatattatagtaaaagtaacaaaattaaacaaaggTACTGTACTGTAAGCAGTCAATTATCATACTTAAATGTCTAAAATGTTCTTCCAGTAAAGTCCCACCATTTCTTGACGGTGAGAGACATTATTCAGCTTGTATGTTAATCATATTGAAGGAAGAGAATCGCGACTTGTGGTTCCCATGACATTTGACTTACTTATGCTGTGTCAAACAGCTTGGTTTTACTGTGAAGGTTTGTAGTGTGTCCTTCGTTTGTCCCGTCCAGATGTCCCATTCGCCCACTCAAATAGACGTTTGTTTATCTTGCAGCTTAGATGAAGTTGCATTCCTCTGAAGCAGGTCTAGGGATTCTTGAACTGAACCATGGGCCTGCACTCAGTGAGCATTGACCTCTGaccttttttgtttaatatgtaACCTTTCTTTAACAACGGCCTAATGAAAAACAGATTGAATAGAAATATGACCAGCTTTCTCCACTATTAAACAGTGAGAGTATATGTTATTGTCAACTTTTATATACTTtgacaaagtaaaaaatatgtttgtggtAACAGTGTATATACgttgtgctgtttttttcttttttaatgagTCTGACTATTATGTTTTCTCTGTAATTCTCCCTGTTTCCTTTATAAACCCTCAACctttttttcaatttgaaaGATTTTCTTGTGTCAACTGAAATGTCCACATAACATTCTCAAATGTTACACCAGAAAATGTTAACTAGAATGACTCAACTCTCTAAACTTCTTGGCCCAATGCCGGTTTTAAACGTTTCGAAAACTATTATTTAAAACTGTTGTTAAGTATTAGTTTTCCCCGTCACACCTAATTGTGCAAATATAAATCAGCTGTTGGTGTCTCTGAGAACTAACTGTTCCACATTTATTGtactttttttgcaaaaaatgtGTAGTTTTATAGTTCCGTTGTATGTTATGGGAAAGGGGTGATTTGGACCTTGGACATGCTTTGCATGCATTTAATAGAAAAACGAATCTAGTTATTTTTATGTGGTAATATTTAGTGTTAGAGGAAAGACATAAAGGAGGTTTAAGTGAAAAATGTCAcataatgtgtttattttaataagagTATGAATAGAGAGAGATTCAGAATCTCTGATTCTTCAGTAAGAAGGATTCAAATGTGAATCAGTGGCTTCTACGCAACGCAGCTTTACTAAACCATCTCTCTGACATTATGATTATTAATGACTTCctgctaaaataaaaaagacagcAAAGCTGATGTTATCAGGCCACTTATGAGGAGTATGTGTTGGTGTTTCTCTTCAAAAATACGGTTCATTTGGGAAAGCTGATCAAGCTTGACTTCTCACTAGAGAATTATTTTTCTCTTCTGAGTTCATTACGTTATCACAGCCACAGGAAGCATAGGACAAATCCCATAGGAAGACTGGGGGTGGAACAAGGGAATGAGAAAGACAGGATGAAAAAATGATGGAAGGAAGTGGGCAGGGAATTTGAGAGAGAGTAAGGAATAAAAAGGGAAACCTATACAGTTTACATTACAATGTTATTACAGACCTTGCTTAAAATCCAAGAAT
This region of Triplophysa rosa linkage group LG1, Trosa_1v2, whole genome shotgun sequence genomic DNA includes:
- the rasl11a gene encoding ras-like protein family member 11A-like, which produces MRLIEQPRTMSSGSSNFLLVPIPEYPALDCVPNKQVKIVVLGANNVGKTALIVRFLTKRFIGDYEANTGALYSRKINLDGEQVSLQVQDTPCVSLQDDAEGLYCQEQINRSIYWADGYVLVFSITDLNSYRTIQPLYQHVRRIHPSGNIPVIIVGNKCDLLRARQVPAHEGKALADELGGPYFEASASENHESVQDAFLHLCQEVSRALGGGNGEKRKGGLHLARPKSPNMQELKRRFRQVLSSRVKSTTAL
- the usp12b gene encoding ubiquitin carboxyl-terminal hydrolase 12 yields the protein MEILMTVRKIASICTMGANASALEKEIGPEQFPVNDHYFGLVNFGNTCYCNSVLQALYFCRPFREKVLAYKIQPRRKESLLTCLADLFNSIATQKKKVGVIPPKKFISRLRKENELFDNYMQQDAHEFLNYLLNTIADLLQEEKSQERQQNGKVVQNGGGGSGSSTGEGEKEEKTQQTWVHEIFQGTLTNETRCLTCEAVSSKDEDFLDLSVDVEQNTSITHCLRGFSNTETLCSEYKYYCEQCRSKQEAQKRMRVKKLPMILALHLKRFKYMDQLHRYTKLSYRVVFPLELRLFNTSGDATNPDRLYDLVAVVVHCGSGPNRGHYITIVKSHGFWLLFDDDIVEKIDAQAIEEFYGLTSDISKNSESGYILFYQSRD